From Sulfurimonas sp., one genomic window encodes:
- a CDS encoding EAL domain-containing protein gives MNFYAKANFITLIFLLLSWVIIYVVFDYQFKNSRQQQFEQIVSGVHNLFEIKVQEKQKSLSFQLDQMLNIENLAEAIFSKEYEKIKSIIDPYYRDLKISNEDINILTFRTKENVTLYRAHKPEFYGDKLNQKRKIIIDTNNLKRSFSGFEVGNLEITYRVTKPIFYKGNYVGNVEIGLNPRNILKDLNSVFEIDIGVAASNSFLDVMLNKSIVYIGDKHFLVSGNEALKNYFSKYDKNFDIYKVDTSITLKNHLAEKFGFLVVGFDISQSIEKSRELMNRLFILTIIVMSVFSIILFLCFNKALKYFKDKVYVEQFTELSEGYEVNKRIIENAIKKNRVVPYFQPIVDADGKIIKYEALMRIVDLQKNQQKVLFPYEFLNESIKSELYISILRDMIRKSLHFFSNRNEKISINFLPDDLFNLIIMNEFIEDIKKFDSPQRVVVEVTERQSVENFSKLLQLVKKLRKLGVLISIDNFDNSYANNVHILEIKPDYIKIKGFLMQNILTDDNSKNLVKNIVKFAKELNIKTVAEFVENKETFELLKKYGVDEFQGYYFGYPTDLINS, from the coding sequence ATGAATTTTTATGCAAAAGCCAACTTTATTACTTTGATTTTTTTGCTTCTTTCATGGGTAATTATTTATGTTGTTTTTGATTATCAATTTAAAAATTCACGCCAGCAGCAGTTTGAACAAATAGTGAGCGGTGTTCATAATCTATTTGAAATAAAAGTACAAGAGAAACAAAAAAGTTTAAGTTTTCAATTGGACCAGATGCTAAATATAGAAAATTTGGCAGAGGCAATCTTTAGCAAAGAGTATGAAAAAATTAAATCAATTATAGATCCATACTATAGAGATTTAAAAATATCAAATGAGGATATAAATATTTTAACATTTAGAACTAAAGAAAATGTAACTCTATATCGTGCACATAAGCCTGAGTTCTATGGTGATAAATTAAATCAAAAAAGAAAAATTATTATAGATACAAATAATTTAAAACGCTCTTTTAGCGGTTTCGAAGTTGGGAATTTAGAGATTACTTATCGTGTTACCAAGCCTATATTTTATAAAGGTAATTATGTTGGAAATGTTGAAATAGGGTTAAACCCTAGAAATATTTTAAAAGATTTAAATTCAGTTTTTGAAATAGATATAGGAGTGGCTGCAAGTAACTCATTTTTAGATGTTATGTTAAATAAATCAATAGTTTATATAGGAGATAAACATTTCTTAGTAAGTGGTAATGAAGCTCTTAAAAACTATTTTTCAAAATATGATAAAAATTTTGATATATACAAAGTTGATACAAGTATAACTTTAAAAAATCACCTAGCTGAAAAATTTGGTTTTTTGGTAGTTGGCTTTGATATCTCACAGAGTATAGAAAAAAGTAGAGAGTTGATGAATCGGCTTTTTATTTTAACTATAATTGTTATGAGTGTGTTTAGCATTATTTTGTTTCTATGTTTCAATAAAGCGCTTAAATATTTTAAAGATAAAGTTTATGTCGAACAATTTACAGAATTATCGGAAGGATATGAAGTAAATAAAAGGATTATTGAAAATGCCATTAAAAAGAACAGAGTAGTTCCATATTTTCAACCAATTGTAGATGCAGATGGTAAGATTATAAAATATGAAGCACTTATGAGAATAGTTGATTTACAAAAAAATCAACAAAAAGTTTTATTTCCTTATGAATTTTTAAATGAATCCATCAAAAGTGAATTATACATCTCTATATTAAGAGATATGATAAGAAAAAGTTTACATTTTTTCTCAAATAGAAATGAGAAAATCTCTATAAATTTTTTACCGGATGATCTTTTTAATCTCATAATTATGAATGAATTTATAGAGGATATAAAAAAATTTGATTCCCCTCAAAGAGTAGTTGTCGAGGTAACAGAGAGACAAAGTGTTGAAAATTTTTCAAAATTACTTCAACTAGTAAAAAAATTAAGAAAGTTGGGCGTTTTGATATCAATTGATAATTTTGACAATAGTTACGCAAATAATGTTCATATTTTAGAGATAAAACCGGATTATATTAAGATTAAAGGTTTTTTAATGCAAAACATTTTAACAGACGATAATTCAAAAAATTTAGTTAAAAATATTGTAAAATTTGCTAAAGAGTTGAATATTAAAACCGTAGCAGAATTTGTTGAGAATAAAGAAACATTTGAACTTCTTAAAAAATACGGTGTGGATGAGTTTCAAGGCTATTATTTTGGCTACCCAACAGATTTAATAAATAGCTGA
- a CDS encoding response regulator yields the protein MPKEKFLALGDKVDNLTLLYVEDNKGLQQQASKVFKKIFKNVITADNGEDALELFKENQPEIVITDINMDKLNGLELSRIIKKINPFVKIIITSAFDDKDYLLEAIDVNISKYLKKPITITDLTKAIEKVVSEIEFEKNRNLFEHYIKDVFQHQDSMLILLKLKEILIVNKKCLDFFSQESIESFREFFINFNKLLLKHNNFLYNHDDIDWLKSVKESSGKLFNVKIADKYNNSRHFILKAYKVPQKEDTFILSFDDITELNLLVVYDKNAMQKEKQENQKKIIYNIFEIIKRNNSNIRVYNSYKGVNISNIAVLGELSENEVVFQTPYLQQRAIKINNYLIIESELFPTAVLCDIKKVDFENGQVFVKNYKFIENKPSEQEFIRVEPEDNHKITLFFEGRKISADIKIIDVSVGGAKIALSLIPAGFKTGDELIVDMVFSVGMKPLIVNTKAKVKNVSELKREFEVILCFENDANIKKILTEYVASRQMTLVREFKKL from the coding sequence ATGCCTAAAGAGAAGTTTTTAGCACTTGGGGATAAAGTTGATAATTTAACACTTTTATATGTAGAGGATAACAAAGGTTTACAGCAGCAAGCAAGTAAAGTTTTTAAAAAAATTTTTAAAAATGTTATAACTGCAGATAACGGCGAAGATGCTTTGGAACTCTTTAAAGAAAATCAGCCAGAAATTGTTATAACAGATATAAATATGGACAAATTAAACGGTCTTGAATTATCAAGAATAATTAAAAAAATCAACCCTTTTGTAAAAATAATCATAACATCCGCATTTGATGATAAAGATTATTTACTTGAAGCCATTGATGTAAATATTAGTAAATATTTAAAAAAGCCTATAACTATAACTGATTTGACAAAAGCTATCGAAAAGGTAGTCAGTGAAATAGAATTTGAAAAAAATAGAAATCTTTTTGAACACTATATAAAAGATGTATTTCAACATCAAGACAGCATGTTAATTCTTCTTAAACTAAAAGAGATTCTTATAGTAAACAAAAAGTGTTTAGACTTTTTTTCACAAGAATCGATAGAGAGCTTTAGAGAGTTTTTTATAAATTTTAACAAACTTCTTTTAAAGCATAATAATTTTTTGTATAATCATGATGATATTGATTGGTTAAAGAGTGTAAAAGAAAGCAGCGGAAAATTATTTAATGTAAAAATAGCAGACAAATATAATAATAGTAGACACTTTATACTCAAAGCCTATAAAGTTCCGCAAAAAGAGGATACTTTTATACTTTCTTTTGATGATATTACAGAGCTTAATTTGCTTGTTGTTTATGATAAAAATGCTATGCAAAAAGAGAAGCAGGAAAATCAGAAAAAAATAATATACAATATTTTTGAGATTATAAAACGAAACAATTCTAATATAAGAGTATATAACTCATACAAAGGTGTAAATATTTCAAATATTGCTGTTTTAGGAGAACTTAGCGAGAATGAAGTAGTATTTCAAACACCATATCTTCAACAAAGAGCTATAAAAATAAATAATTATCTCATAATCGAATCAGAACTATTTCCAACTGCTGTTTTATGTGATATTAAAAAGGTTGACTTTGAAAATGGTCAAGTTTTTGTAAAAAACTATAAATTTATAGAGAACAAACCATCTGAGCAGGAGTTTATAAGAGTTGAGCCTGAAGATAACCATAAAATTACTCTCTTTTTTGAGGGTCGTAAAATTAGTGCAGATATTAAAATTATAGATGTTAGCGTAGGCGGAGCAAAAATTGCTTTATCGCTTATTCCTGCAGGATTTAAAACTGGAGATGAACTTATAGTAGATATGGTTTTTAGTGTGGGAATGAAACCTCTCATAGTAAACACAAAAGCAAAAGTAAAAAATGTAAGTGAATTAAAAAGAGAATTTGAGGTTATTTTATGTTTTGAAAATGATGCTAATATCAAAAAAATCTTAACAGAATATGTTGCAAGCAGACAAATGACTCTTGTTAGAGAGTTTAAAAAATTATAA
- a CDS encoding transporter substrate-binding domain-containing protein, whose product MGLKLFILSIFFMIFQVVFAEDFIDSLTKEEREWLAVHSTIRHTGNPTYLPYEAFDKDSGHKGMVSDYLDIIEKKLGIKIERVPSLSWLDAVAKSKDMQVDMLSNYTNDKEFKENYIITNSYIKSPVVIIKQRADFQPFISNLSELKNESIALGRGYAFLKPIFEKYPNLNYIEVDTIENVLKGVAAGEYDAALVTLNIGTYNISKHGLRNLQIMGKSDFEMELGFQVRKEYKIFADILNKTLDSITQEEHQRISNKWTVVEVKNKIDYTYILILLVVIALITILYFYRAYELKKEIAKSTSNLSKLLKVFDDHVIASEPDLDGNITYVSQAFCKINGYLPDELIGKNHRIIKHPDNNYDIYKNLWETVTSGKVWHGVIKNQKKNGGCYWAETIIEQDYDEEGKAVGYISIRHDVTAEVELQEFTANLEEIVKRRTDELFALNIQQKAIFDSATIGIILLQDRVIKQINDQACKMFGYEEEELVDNTTKILCENEDSYRKIDEYYEIVKTGEIATWEQKLIRKDKTTFITKIHLKAKDPENLSKGVVATIDDVTLEHKALEDIKEAKKMAEDATKAKSEFLANMSHEIRTPMNAIIGMSYLALGTDLDNQQRGYIQKIENAAKNLLGIVNDILDFSKIEANSMNLESKEFYLENVFENIMDIFVFKMQQKKLQLLFNIDRDTPSILVGDSLRLSQVLINLVGNAVKFTEKGEIIISVKVVERVNESVRLRFEVKDSGIGLSKEQTEKLFIPFHQADGSTTRTYGGTGLGLSISKNLVNMMDGEIGVESKLGEGSTFYFDVKLGFGKDNRHLIDDNISKELLTPSNLYDAVLSAFGKKITKYSNYNKIAKSIGGAVVLIVEDNHQNQDIAKELLEKVGVEADIASNGKEALEMIKEREYDAVLMDCQMPVMDGYEATKILREYDKFKDIAIIAMTANSMQSDKEQCFLVGMNDIITKPININNFYSVLVEWVKPKNPTLGLKSNQQKNSKIDLHGLEIDGMNINKALMRVQGDDEILFNMLKRFSNSQKDTIDMISQALRVDDKQELQRDIHTLKGLCGNLEAEYLYKELQKLEHELKLPAQNRDLIESMILDIGKNLKILIASIDENLKDFEELSKIEDEKALVDNFDIKEIKTELCELSELFKNLDSDALEYAQRVVKKLTGRASKEKLDSMLEAALNFDFEDAEGYLTEIYKEFKIDGI is encoded by the coding sequence ATGGGATTGAAATTATTTATATTATCTATCTTTTTTATGATTTTTCAAGTTGTTTTCGCCGAAGATTTTATAGATTCTTTGACAAAAGAGGAAAGAGAGTGGTTAGCTGTACACAGTACAATAAGGCATACAGGTAATCCAACATATCTGCCTTATGAGGCTTTTGACAAAGATAGCGGGCATAAGGGAATGGTATCTGATTATCTTGATATTATAGAGAAAAAACTTGGAATAAAGATAGAGAGAGTTCCATCTCTCTCTTGGTTGGATGCCGTTGCAAAAAGCAAAGATATGCAAGTTGACATGCTATCTAACTATACAAACGATAAAGAGTTTAAAGAAAATTATATTATAACAAATAGTTATATTAAAAGCCCTGTCGTAATTATTAAACAAAGAGCCGATTTTCAACCGTTTATATCGAATTTGTCAGAACTAAAAAATGAGAGTATCGCTTTAGGCAGAGGGTATGCTTTTTTAAAACCTATTTTTGAAAAATATCCGAATTTAAACTATATTGAGGTAGATACTATAGAAAATGTACTCAAAGGAGTAGCCGCAGGGGAGTATGATGCTGCTTTAGTAACTCTCAATATCGGCACTTATAATATATCTAAACATGGTCTACGCAATTTACAGATTATGGGTAAATCCGATTTTGAGATGGAGCTTGGATTTCAAGTTAGAAAAGAATATAAAATTTTTGCAGATATTTTAAACAAAACATTAGACTCTATTACTCAAGAAGAGCATCAGAGAATTTCAAATAAGTGGACAGTAGTAGAGGTTAAGAATAAAATAGATTATACATACATACTTATATTATTGGTTGTTATAGCATTGATAACTATACTATATTTTTATCGAGCTTATGAACTTAAAAAAGAGATTGCAAAAAGTACCTCAAATCTCTCTAAACTTTTAAAGGTTTTTGATGATCATGTTATCGCTTCAGAGCCTGATTTAGATGGAAATATAACCTATGTAAGTCAAGCTTTTTGTAAAATAAACGGTTATTTGCCAGATGAGCTAATAGGTAAGAATCACCGCATAATAAAACATCCGGATAATAACTATGACATTTATAAAAATTTGTGGGAAACGGTAACAAGTGGAAAAGTTTGGCATGGTGTAATTAAAAATCAAAAAAAGAATGGCGGTTGCTATTGGGCAGAGACTATTATAGAGCAGGATTATGATGAAGAGGGAAAGGCAGTAGGGTATATATCAATAAGACATGATGTCACTGCAGAAGTTGAACTTCAAGAGTTCACGGCTAATCTAGAAGAGATTGTTAAAAGACGAACGGATGAACTTTTTGCACTAAATATTCAACAAAAAGCTATATTTGATTCGGCTACTATAGGGATTATACTTCTTCAGGACAGAGTTATTAAGCAGATAAACGATCAAGCTTGCAAAATGTTTGGATATGAAGAGGAAGAACTAGTGGATAATACGACAAAAATTCTTTGTGAGAATGAAGATTCTTATAGAAAAATAGATGAGTATTATGAGATTGTAAAAACAGGTGAAATAGCTACATGGGAGCAAAAACTAATCCGAAAAGATAAAACAACTTTTATAACAAAAATTCATCTAAAAGCAAAAGATCCAGAGAACTTATCTAAAGGAGTTGTTGCAACCATAGATGATGTCACTTTAGAACATAAAGCCCTAGAAGATATTAAAGAAGCAAAAAAAATGGCTGAAGATGCGACAAAGGCAAAAAGCGAATTTTTAGCAAATATGAGCCATGAGATAAGAACGCCTATGAATGCTATTATAGGGATGTCATATCTGGCTCTTGGAACGGATTTGGATAATCAGCAGAGAGGCTATATTCAAAAAATTGAAAATGCTGCAAAAAATCTCCTAGGCATCGTAAATGATATTTTAGATTTTTCTAAAATTGAAGCAAATAGTATGAACCTTGAGTCTAAAGAGTTTTATCTTGAAAATGTTTTTGAAAATATAATGGATATTTTTGTCTTTAAGATGCAACAGAAAAAGCTTCAGCTTCTTTTTAATATAGATAGGGATACACCATCTATCCTTGTAGGCGACTCTTTAAGGCTTTCTCAAGTTTTAATAAATCTAGTAGGAAATGCTGTTAAGTTTACCGAAAAGGGCGAAATTATCATTAGTGTAAAAGTAGTAGAGAGAGTTAATGAGAGTGTACGACTTAGATTTGAAGTAAAAGATAGCGGTATAGGTCTCTCAAAGGAGCAGACTGAAAAACTATTTATTCCGTTTCATCAAGCAGACGGCTCTACAACAAGAACATACGGCGGTACCGGGCTTGGACTATCTATATCTAAGAATTTGGTTAATATGATGGATGGAGAGATAGGTGTAGAGAGCAAACTTGGGGAGGGAAGCACTTTTTATTTTGATGTTAAGCTTGGTTTTGGAAAAGATAATAGACATCTTATTGATGATAATATCTCTAAGGAACTTCTTACTCCTTCAAATCTTTATGATGCCGTATTGTCTGCTTTTGGAAAAAAGATAACAAAGTACAGTAACTACAATAAAATAGCCAAATCTATCGGAGGCGCGGTAGTATTGATAGTCGAGGATAATCATCAAAATCAAGATATTGCAAAAGAGCTTCTTGAAAAAGTTGGTGTTGAAGCAGATATTGCTTCTAACGGTAAAGAGGCTTTAGAGATGATTAAAGAGCGTGAGTATGATGCTGTACTTATGGATTGTCAGATGCCTGTAATGGATGGTTATGAGGCAACAAAGATATTAAGAGAGTATGATAAATTTAAAGATATTGCTATAATTGCTATGACGGCTAATAGTATGCAAAGCGACAAAGAGCAGTGCTTTTTAGTAGGTATGAACGATATTATAACAAAACCAATTAATATTAATAATTTTTATAGTGTGCTTGTAGAGTGGGTAAAACCAAAAAATCCTACATTAGGTTTGAAATCAAATCAACAAAAGAACTCTAAAATAGACCTTCATGGGCTAGAGATTGATGGAATGAATATAAATAAGGCACTCATGAGGGTTCAAGGTGATGATGAAATACTCTTTAACATGTTAAAAAGATTTTCAAATTCCCAAAAAGACACTATAGATATGATATCTCAAGCTTTAAGGGTTGATGATAAGCAAGAGCTGCAAAGAGATATTCATACTTTAAAAGGGCTATGCGGTAACTTGGAAGCTGAATATCTCTACAAAGAGCTACAAAAACTAGAACATGAGTTAAAGTTGCCGGCTCAAAATAGAGATTTAATAGAGTCTATGATTTTAGACATAGGTAAAAATTTAAAAATATTAATTGCATCTATAGATGAGAATCTTAAAGATTTTGAAGAACTCTCAAAAATAGAAGATGAAAAAGCTTTAGTAGATAATTTTGATATAAAAGAGATTAAAACAGAACTTTGTGAGTTAAGTGAGCTTTTTAAAAATCTTGATTCTGATGCACTTGAATATGCACAAAGAGTAGTTAAAAAACTAACCGGTCGCGCATCAAAAGAGAAGTTAGACTCTATGCTAGAAGCGGCGCTTAATTTTGATTTTGAAGATGCTGAGGGATACTTAACAGAGATATATAAAGAGTTTAAAATAGATGGTATTTAG
- a CDS encoding HD domain-containing phosphohydrolase, with amino-acid sequence MLNNIEKKELQKTILVVDDTADNLSLILDLLKDKYKVKVANSGKKALSYFESSAAVDLILLDIMMPELSGYDVIKVLKKDEKTKDIPVIFLTAIRDMEDEQKGLEMGAADYITKPISASIMLARIKTQLENKEAKDFLRDKNLYLEDEVNKRTKEISVIQDVTILTLASLAETRDSDTGNHIRRTQHYMVILAKALQNHPRFRDYLSDGMIETLYRSAPLHDIGKVGIADKILLKPGMFTHEEFDMIKKHTTLGKGAIEHAEKELGMEVDFLKIAKEIAYSHHENYDGSGYPLGLVGDNIPISARLMAVADVYDALISKRIYKEAITHEEAVKIIEQGKGIKFDSDVVAVFLEHQNDFLNISQKYADDEFAIKQKQEQIDKIL; translated from the coding sequence ATGTTAAATAATATAGAAAAAAAAGAGCTGCAAAAAACTATTTTAGTTGTAGATGACACTGCTGATAACCTTTCGCTTATTTTAGATTTACTAAAAGATAAATACAAAGTTAAAGTAGCAAATAGCGGTAAAAAAGCCCTTAGCTATTTTGAGTCTTCAGCCGCAGTTGATCTTATTTTACTAGATATTATGATGCCTGAACTTAGTGGTTATGATGTTATTAAAGTGCTAAAAAAAGATGAGAAAACAAAAGATATTCCTGTTATATTTTTAACAGCAATAAGAGATATGGAGGATGAGCAAAAGGGGCTTGAAATGGGAGCGGCTGATTACATTACAAAACCTATATCCGCTTCTATAATGCTAGCTAGAATTAAGACTCAGCTGGAAAATAAAGAAGCTAAAGATTTTTTAAGGGATAAAAACCTATATTTGGAAGATGAGGTTAACAAAAGAACGAAAGAGATATCCGTTATTCAAGATGTGACGATACTAACTTTGGCATCTCTTGCAGAAACGAGAGATTCAGATACCGGAAATCATATTAGAAGAACGCAACACTATATGGTAATTTTGGCAAAAGCTTTACAAAATCATCCTAGATTTAGAGACTATTTAAGTGATGGGATGATTGAAACACTTTATCGCTCTGCTCCGCTGCATGATATAGGCAAAGTCGGTATTGCCGATAAGATTCTTTTAAAACCGGGAATGTTTACTCATGAAGAGTTTGATATGATAAAGAAGCACACTACTTTAGGCAAAGGGGCAATAGAGCATGCTGAAAAAGAGTTAGGAATGGAAGTTGATTTTTTAAAAATTGCAAAAGAAATTGCGTATAGTCATCATGAAAATTACGACGGCAGTGGGTATCCACTTGGTTTGGTCGGTGACAATATCCCAATTTCTGCGAGACTTATGGCAGTAGCGGATGTGTACGACGCTCTTATAAGCAAAAGGATTTATAAAGAGGCTATCACTCACGAAGAGGCGGTTAAGATTATAGAGCAAGGCAAAGGTATAAAATTTGATTCTGATGTTGTAGCTGTCTTTTTAGAACATCAAAATGATTTTTTAAATATTTCTCAAAAATATGCAGATGATGAGTTTGCGATTAAGCAAAAACAAGAGCAAATTGATAAAATTCTCTAA
- a CDS encoding hybrid sensor histidine kinase/response regulator, whose product MINKLNKTPTILVIDDTPDILSLTMELLKKEYTLKLANNPKKALVLLQNEPAIDLILLDIMMPEIDGYEMCKIIKNIPLYAQTPIIFLTALEKISDIIKGFECGAVDYITKPFIPEVLKARVKTHIELKQLHDSMIKDLEEKENLLYRQSRMSTLGEMFENVTHQWKQPLSIINMSCSALKIGCEFDELNIDEVISTIDSVISETEYLAQTIDDFRDFARNDAEKEIFNIQDLFKHAVEILSYRFNKTSIEIHNDMDSFKYRSYKNYIIQIFINILNNAIDALEKNSDKKWIKAESIIKNNEIIIRICDNGGGIKMDVTESVFEKYVTTKKKKEESGLGLYMCRQIMQKKLGGKISAYNTAEGACFELLLPIINED is encoded by the coding sequence GTGATAAATAAACTCAATAAAACACCGACTATTTTGGTCATTGATGACACTCCCGATATACTTAGTTTGACAATGGAACTTTTGAAAAAAGAGTATACACTTAAGCTTGCCAACAATCCAAAAAAGGCACTTGTTTTACTGCAAAATGAACCTGCCATAGACCTTATCTTGCTTGATATAATGATGCCTGAAATAGATGGATATGAGATGTGCAAAATAATAAAAAATATCCCTCTTTACGCTCAAACCCCTATAATATTTTTAACTGCTCTTGAAAAAATATCGGATATCATTAAAGGTTTTGAGTGTGGTGCGGTTGATTATATTACAAAACCATTTATTCCTGAAGTATTAAAAGCCAGAGTAAAGACACATATTGAGCTGAAGCAACTTCACGATAGTATGATAAAGGATTTAGAAGAGAAGGAGAATTTGCTATATAGACAGAGCAGAATGTCAACACTTGGCGAAATGTTTGAAAATGTTACGCATCAATGGAAGCAACCGCTTTCTATTATTAATATGAGTTGTTCAGCTTTAAAAATAGGTTGTGAATTTGATGAGTTGAATATTGATGAAGTAATCAGTACGATTGATTCTGTTATATCTGAAACAGAGTATCTTGCACAAACAATAGATGATTTTAGAGATTTTGCCAGAAATGATGCAGAAAAAGAGATATTTAATATTCAGGATCTTTTTAAGCATGCGGTAGAAATTCTCTCTTACAGGTTTAATAAAACATCAATAGAGATTCATAATGATATGGATAGTTTTAAATATCGTTCATATAAAAATTATATAATTCAAATATTTATAAATATTTTGAATAATGCTATCGATGCGCTAGAAAAAAATAGTGATAAAAAATGGATAAAAGCTGAGTCTATAATAAAAAATAACGAGATAATTATAAGAATCTGCGATAACGGCGGCGGTATAAAAATGGATGTCACAGAGTCAGTTTTTGAAAAATATGTCACAACAAAAAAGAAGAAAGAGGAATCAGGGTTAGGTTTATATATGTGCCGCCAAATTATGCAAAAGAAATTAGGCGGAAAAATTAGCGCATATAATACAGCCGAGGGTGCATGTTTTGAACTTTTACTTCCTATCATAAATGAGGATTAA
- a CDS encoding HepT-like ribonuclease domain-containing protein has product MSKESISKVYLILEKIDYIEQIVKKSGSITKALEDYVTDRPAILMHLTAIAEQFNKLKKEHADDILSAFDENDVKGMYDVRTYIAHDYEGVNLAIVEWIIRNGLPKFKKQCKELIEAN; this is encoded by the coding sequence ATGTCTAAAGAATCTATTAGCAAAGTTTATCTGATCCTAGAAAAAATAGATTATATTGAGCAGATAGTCAAAAAGAGCGGAAGTATTACCAAAGCACTTGAAGATTATGTGACGGATAGACCTGCGATTTTAATGCACCTAACTGCTATAGCTGAACAATTCAACAAACTCAAAAAAGAACATGCGGATGATATTTTAAGTGCTTTTGATGAGAATGATGTCAAAGGTATGTATGATGTAAGAACCTACATTGCTCATGATTATGAAGGTGTTAATCTAGCTATAGTTGAATGGATTATTAGAAACGGTCTTCCTAAGTTCAAAAAGCAGTGTAAAGAGTTAATAGAAGCAAATTAA
- a CDS encoding nucleotidyltransferase domain-containing protein: MNKESILNYLVNVKEIYKKEGFLIKALFGSYSRDEADVDSDVDILVEATPEFANKYGFGAIKRIHEIQAEISKALGLPVDLADITGMGKTGKKFIIDRAIYV; the protein is encoded by the coding sequence ATGAATAAAGAATCAATACTAAATTATCTTGTTAATGTTAAAGAAATTTATAAAAAAGAGGGTTTTTTAATTAAAGCACTTTTTGGTTCGTACTCTCGTGATGAAGCCGATGTCGACAGCGATGTAGATATTCTTGTTGAGGCTACGCCTGAATTTGCTAACAAATATGGTTTTGGCGCTATAAAACGCATACACGAGATACAAGCAGAGATAAGCAAAGCTCTTGGGCTACCCGTTGATCTTGCAGATATTACCGGCATGGGTAAAACAGGTAAAAAATTTATTATTGATAGAGCAATATATGTCTAA